In Salvia miltiorrhiza cultivar Shanhuang (shh) chromosome 4, IMPLAD_Smil_shh, whole genome shotgun sequence, the DNA window GACCAAAAAATTCGAAATTGAATAGCCGAATCGATTGAaatcgaaattttaaaatatgatttggtttttcaattttttggttcgatttgatttattttttcataaaaaatcggtttttggttcggttcgaatttttttaaatcGAACAAAATcgaaaactgaattatatatatatatatatatatatatatatatatataatattttaattataattatcttATATCTAATTTATTgtttaaccctaataataatattttaattatatgtttttcaaatgaataatggaatgaaaaaatatataagactACCCACAGTCGTGACACTCATCCAACCCAACCTTAttcaactttttaataaaatatccatttctctctcatccaccTACACAACCCACAACCTAATATATTTTTACTCTCAATGGTGACATCAACCCAAcctacatattttttcttttcactttatttttaattatttaatatcgaaaataaaattaaaattaaaattaaatatttatttattatatttaacaaaataaaataaatattttgaaaaaaattgtaatcatattataattaaacattatcatatattataattgatactTAACTTAATCACAAATGAAGATTACAAGAATTAAACACAtaactgaaattaaataaatcaaagtacaatacttgaagaaaaaattaaacaaaatggtAAATTGGGAAGAAATAGAgaaatttgatttgtttgtgAAAATATACAGAAATTAGGTTTTATTTATAGAGctggaaataataaaaaatttaatatagtttttatattttttttacaaagaaaaattataatacaattttatttaaataaaattgaatacaTCAATTAGACTTTGACACATGGCAAGAGGAGATAAAAAGCTACACCATGACATTGGAGTTGGCTGACATACCGGGTCATGGATATTTGATGACTTtctctttaaattaattaaacttattatTTTGTCTTTTCTGGTGACCCTGCACCGGGGTCACCGTTGTGGGTAacctaatactccctccgtccgccaaaagtattccactttggccgggcacggagtttaataaaatgtgtgatgatgttgatgtagtggagaaagggccccaccactttatgagatgtgtggttgagattgaatttggggtgggttttttgtaaataaagagtgtttataaggataaaatataaaggtggatggtgggaccatggcttaaaaaggaaagtggaatactttttgcggacgccaaatatagtaattgtggaatacttttgacggacggagggagtataattttgagtatttttttttaattttataaaaagaattGGGTTTTCAGGTTTTTCGGATTAATTCAGTTCTtttggtttggttcggttttaattttaaaaattttgattaattcggttcggttcagttCGTCGAAccgaataaattgaaatttttaaaattcaaaccgaaccgaatcgaaAAATTGAATTAATCCTAAAGAAATCAATAAGTTAgacatataattaaaatattataattagagTTAGACAATaagttatatattaaaaaatataattaaaatattaaatatatatataatataaatataatttgattttcggttttgttcgattttaaaatatccaaatcgaatcgaaccgaaaaatcaatttttatggGAAAAAAAAAGCTGAATCGAACCGAAAATCAAAAAAATCGAACCGTATTTGAAAATTTCGATTTGAATCGTTTCGATTATTCAGTTTCGGATGTTTTGTTCACCCCTTAGTGTAGAGCGATTATTTAAAAAGAGAACCAACAATTTCGAAAAAGTATATGTCCAGTCAAATTATAGATATAGACTAGATAGttgaaattttacatttatATTATGGAAACGAACTTTTATGGAATAGTTTGtattttccaatatttttcTCGAATTATACTTTATACCTCAAATAACTTTATACTTTATACATCAAATGACAAGGGATAAAATAATATACGTAAGCCGAAAATTTCAGTTCGATTCGTGATGATTACCAATTAATGATCCATGCAGTATATGTGAATAGTGAAAATTTATTAGTTTATCCTATAATATCGTTTTATAAATAgtactagtgtattacccgtcgaaattcgacgggtgcatattttcttgtaatttatatattttatgttattcttataataattatataaaataattttttatgtaaattatttatataattaattaaattaaattagtaatacattttaaattatattaatctcaacaacttttagcaattatattattaattttgttgagatcataaaaatacccattagttttcatatgaaattttataaaaagttaacgcgtaagaaaaaaaaaagagtagaaatacatataaatttgacatatgTATGATGgcggattgatttgttgcatttgttgttacaagatttattaattttgttcaatttttttttattttgccttttgaccataatttcatatggagtttgaaaaattataattgaattgtgagtatcatataattccgaacttctaaaagcataactaattatgaaaataatctcgcctgatatttaaaagaccataactgatttatcgaacatcgtatcatttggagttttaagaccaaccaagttgtgggcatcatctcgtcgctaacttgacagatcatctctaacttctgagcatcatcttgtctgaaacttgaaagagaatcatctcgtctaaaacttgaaagagcatcatctcgtctggagttttgagcatcatctcatctagagtttgagagagcatcatcaaatatgaaattatattcaaccatgactccaattgtcaactatctaacaaacataactctaacaatttagatattttatttatatatgtaattttattagttcaaactctagagagaaaggaaaaagaagagttcttaaagcagtaaaagagagagcgtgcgctttatttcatcatcgtaggtatttataggcattacagtcggggtaaagtagtaaattcgtttagtcatctattccgcatgctcgccattaaactaattaaggctattattagattataacttgttaGGTCGTTGTCCCCCTAATTACAGAGCCggattctgtcctcatcatcctGCTCTAtctagtagctctggatttccttccttggggcagacttttactctttggctccgctctgctaagtagctccgccttctgcgaattgtctctggcgtgtggctccgcgctctggctccaatagcttagctctgactctggatctggcgatttgactatggctctgactctaacgacttagctctgactctggatctggcgacttggctctggctctaactttaatgacttagctctggcaactctgctctggcaacttggctttggccctctgctctggttagctctggctctggcagctttgctctggaagctctactctggcaactctgctctggcagctctgctctggttagctttggctctggcatctctgctctggctagctctggctctggcatctctgctttggctagctctggctctagcatctctgctctggcagctcaactcagcggtgactcggcggcggacgaaccgcaagctcaACGACGACTATTTCGCCGGAGTCTAGAATAAGGAACGACAACtggttataggaaaaagaaatcttagggctcttgtattaattgcttcaaatggagaattctcatgggtttaagaagtggaaacagaatcgaactaattaaggaatggaagagggagtcagagatgaggcggagcaatgccgcccttaggacggcggcaacgcctgaatttagagggagagagaggcgggtaGTTTAAGGgggaaattagggctcaatttgagtgtgcaatcgacttcagagagagaaaatgattgagagaagagagagacagtgaagggggagacgacgccgacctgattcagggacggcggcgatggCGTGAGGAAAAGGGaggcgtgaggaagagggaggcctgacttttgttttaaaagtgagaatgagaatatatagattggattctcaaatgccacattgaagattgagattgaaaagaaagaatttgaggcctgccacgtagcctaaggcctaatcgtattatagaatagatattattattattattattattattattattattattattattattattattattattattattattgttgttgttgttgttgttgttgttgttgttgttgttgttgtagtaatggacgaacagaaacaaataaagtttgcagaaatgaaaaatatatttttcttccctatataaataaaatgtatggatttattttataaaaaataaaaataaaattttaattattttgatagacatataataagattttgttttaaagtaatcagtttatagaatttgtgccttattatacaaacatgtaaatcaatgaccggacccgtttataatttacatatacgtgcatgtctcaattcaaacttaattcaaaattaattttattgaaaattaagaatataaatattatatatatatatatatatatatatatatatattcatacaatataatatattgcaacatatacatataatatgtacgctattgagaaatataaaattaataacaaatatacatctaatcactaacattcaattaaaataatttatcgtatatagattataatttttttcttatcagacatgtaaatctaatttttatctagaaaaaataaataataaaatttattaatttagattatatgtaatgttaatatatatatatatatatatatatatttattattaattatatttattatgattaatgaatctttatatagaatgtaatagttaattaattaataaatgatgaagattatatatggtaaattttgaaatggtgagattttagatatgccacataggttaaggcttaatcctattatataatagatacctTTGTATAATGTAacacaatctctctctctctctctaattttaCTGAAGAAATTAATACAAGTGTTTGGCCGAAGATTCAAAGTGTTTTTCACTCGCTCATTCGTTGTTTCTGCATTAGGTTCATCAATACTTCAccattattttatgattaattaATCGGGAGTATTATACTAGACGATGAAGcacagtctgttggtaagacacttcccctccaaccaataggtcgggggttcgagtcaccctaggagctagagtgtgagtgaattttttcctttctttggttgtaacaatttaaataaaaaaaatcgggaGTATTATACTACATACTCCACACTTAATATATTCTATTTTGAATTTTACATATTCATTTATATCAAATATGAAAGCCAAATGTATTAATTTCTCTACTTGCTTACGTTCACACCTCGTACTATCAGAAATTGCATCTCTAAAGACCGAAAACGACCAGATAATGGTCGCGAAAAAAGACGGACCTAACAACCTGAAAATTTGTACTAATTATTTTCTTGTGTATTAATcttcatattaatttaattagttttgcAGAACTTGGCCAACGCTACTACTTTTTCATCAtaaatttttcaattattttattgtgaGCAAATGACTTTGGACGTATCTTATTACTTGTACgcaaaatgaaaattgaagGAAATATTGTTGGAATTGAATAATTTATGGGTCCACACTAACAACATGATTAGCTAAATCACATCTGTTGTGCATGAGTTTATTGCCAGCAGAATTGAAATACTTATGCCCATTGCAAACTATAAATTGACAAGTAATttgttaattataattaagaaattaatccATATCTATGTTGTGGTGAGATGGAAAACAAAAATATAGAGAAAGGGAAAGTGTGTGTAAGTGGTGGAAATGGGTATGTTGGATCTTGGTTGGTTATGAGACTTCTTCAGCATGGTTATTCTGTCAACACAACTGTTAGATCTAAATCTAATACAGGTCTGTATTTTTTATCAACTTTCATATTTTCCCCCatagtttaattaaataaatagtttttcaATTGCTTGCGTATATAATATTGATTTGAGTGAGAAATGAGAACTGATTTTGAGTTCCAAAACTAATTTTTAAGCCACAAGGATAATCAAGAAAATGTATTTTAATGTATCTTAAACTAGGCTAATACGTTATGGATATATAATATTCtctttgtccacaaaaaataatcaatttttgtaattttgaaatgtgtgtaaaaaaaattaggtcattttcatttttggaaaTTCTCTATCACATGGTGAGCCACTTTCTCCCCTCACAGTacatttaattatcattattagcATTACTTTTTAAGTGGGATCCGTttatccactcacaatacactcaattatttttattaaaactaaaatttgtaTCGTCTAACTCCTTCcagaactatttttttttttttgtgaacggaGGAGCATGTTTATATTCAACTAGTAAAACAAAGCACTTTTATTATCAAAAATGATTATTACTCCTAGTTGCATTCATATATTATGCCTCATCTCGATCCCAGTCCCACTATTACTATTACTCAAAAGTTGTAGGACTCCCATGCCTTATGATATAATTAACGTAAATATCATTTTTACCtaataaatacaaataaaattttaaataattattgcaCCCTAATTAGATAAGTGAATCCTaggtaataattttttttttaaagcagctagtttttatctttaaaatactcattccgtctcataaaaacatgcatagtttgggacaacacgagttttaagcAATCATGTAAAGTGTAGTATGAGTGAAGAAATGGTctcacattgattgtgatgtttaatgagagaattattactatatatgcatatttttatgggatgAACGAAACAGAAAAACTACGCGTATTTTTATGGGAACGAGGGGGTATAAAATATGGTTATCTTCATAACTATTAAATCCATGCAACAGAAGTAGGGTTTCTCACAGATCTACCAGGCGCACAAGAAAGTCTTAAAATTTTCGAAGCCGATCTCAATCAACCACACAGTTTCCGAGCAGCCATCGAAGGCTGCGTCGGAGTATTTCTCGTCGCTCATCAAATGCACAACGATACAACCAACCGCGACGATGAAACCTCCACTACTTCCACACTAGCCATTCTGCAGGCTTGCCTCGACGCCAAAACAGTCAAACGAGTCGTCTACACCtcatccgccgccgccgccatctTCGCCGGCAACGCCACCGCCGTCGTCGACGAGGACTCCTGGTCCGATCTCGACCTCGCGCGCAGATCATCGCCACCCGCCGTGGCCTCCTACGCGGCCGCCAAGACTCTGACGGAGAAAGCCGCCTTGGAATTCGCGGAGAGGCACGGGCTGCCGCTCGTCACCCTGCTCCCGACCTTCATACACGGCCCCTTCGTCGGCCGCCGCTGCCCCGCCTCCGTCTACGCGCTCATGTCCATGTTCTTcggtgattaattaatttaattagggTTTCGAATTTGCAAATCACGTGATTTTTGTACCAAACGTTATGCAAATTTTGATCCAATTGCAGGTGATGACGTGGATCCGTACAAGTATGTAGCAGGTTGGAGTGATGTGGTGCACGTGGATGACGTGGCGAGTGCGCACGTTTTCCTCATGGAGTGTGCTGATGCGAAAGGGAGATACATTTGTTCAGCTGTAGAAACTACCGTTGGGGAATTGTATCAACTGCTTTGTAACAGATACCCACACTATCAAATACCGCCTCCAGCGAACTGGTaagtaaaataaatactccGAATTTTGATTCGCACGGTGATTTTTTAGTTCGAATTTATGATTATTATAAAACTAGTGTTCAATTTATCGTTCGAATCAAAATTCTCAGTCACTCTTCCGATTAGAAATACAAATATATCGAATTCAAATAGCCAAAATTAAGTCGGATTATCATATATACATAGCTCAACTCGTCATGTGTCTGGATGTATAAAACTCAATCGGATGATCAATCTAATTTGATCGAAAAATTTGACTCGGGCTGTAAACTAAACAATAGAGATGAATACATgctatttttgtaaataaattactttatctacttttgTCTTATCTCTattctcatttactttatcttcgtttacttttctattattcactctaTTTATCTAttcatttactttatctttatttattttatttcattacaaaaaaatttataCCA includes these proteins:
- the LOC131020695 gene encoding protein BRI1-5 ENHANCED 1-like yields the protein MENKNIEKGKVCVSGGNGYVGSWLVMRLLQHGYSVNTTVRSKSNTEVGFLTDLPGAQESLKIFEADLNQPHSFRAAIEGCVGVFLVAHQMHNDTTNRDDETSTTSTLAILQACLDAKTVKRVVYTSSAAAAIFAGNATAVVDEDSWSDLDLARRSSPPAVASYAAAKTLTEKAALEFAERHGLPLVTLLPTFIHGPFVGRRCPASVYALMSMFFGDDVDPYKYVAGWSDVVHVDDVASAHVFLMECADAKGRYICSAVETTVGELYQLLCNRYPHYQIPPPANCSLGEIGGGRRYQISSKKLLETGFKYNYGLEEMYDGAIECCKKLGLL